A segment of the uncultured Desulfobulbus sp. genome:
CTGCGCCCACAATGAAGAGGGTGCCATGGGACTGGTTATCAACAACCCGAACCCGGAAATCACCCTGCTCGATGTTTTTCATGGGTCCAGCCTGACCATTCCCGAAGGACCGATACCGCCGGTCTACATGGGCGGGCCGGTGGAGATCGATGCTGGCTTCATCCTCTACACCAAAGAGGTGGCGGATCGGTACTCGGTTGAAATTCAACCTGGTATTCACTTGAGCCGCGATGCCCGCCTGCTTGAGGACATTTCTTTGGGCCGGGGGCCCAAAGAGTTCCTGTTCATGCTCGGCTATGCCGGATGGGGCGCCGGACAACTGGAATCTGAGCTCATGGATAACAGTTGGCTCACCGTCCCCGCTGATCTTGATGTTCTGTTCCACACGCCGGTCGATCGGAAATGGCGGTTGGCGGCCCAGAAATTCGGGGTTGATATTTCAATTTTTGGTGATATCATCGGCTACGCCTAGGAACTGCTTGATCTTTGGTGTCGATTATTCCGCGTCGGCCTTCTCGCAGAAGGACCGGCGATTTTTTTTGGCCGTTGTCGCCCCCCCCCATAATCTCCTTTATGTGTTGAGTATCCTGCCCTATGAGTGAACAGCCTTCGACCTACCGTGTTTCCGATATCTATGCCTGTGCTCTGTGTGGATTCTGCTGCCATGGCGAGACCACCGTCTCCCTCGATGCCCATGACCAGGAGCGGATGGTCAAAGCCCTGGGACTTCCCCGGGAGGAAGTTGAGAGGCGATATTGGCGAATTACCGGCTCGATCGTCCAGATGCAGGTACGGGATGGGCATTGTATTTTCTACGACAAGGAGCAGGGGTGCACCGTCCATGAGGGCCGTCCCTGGCGTTGCCGCCAGTGGCCGCTGCATCCCAGTATGCTTGCCGATGAAAATAATTTTACAACCATTACCGAGTCCTGTCCCGGTTTCAAGAAAGGCATGGAATACAAGGAGTTTTGCCGTATTTTCCAAGCCCTGATCGATCAGGGGGATGCGGAAAAATTTAGTCGATGAGATTGCTGATCCCCTTTATCGGCAAGACCAAGCAGGACTACCTGGATGCGGGCATTCGTGATTATGGGGGGCGGCTTAGCCGTTTTGCCACACTCGATATGCCTGTGCTGCGTGAGCGGCACAACCGTAAAGAGCCCGATGAAGTTATCAAGCTTGCCGAAGCCGGCCAACTGCTCGAGCGGGCCCAGGGCGCGAGCGTCAATGTTGCCCTTGATCCCAATGGCCGCGAGCTCAACTCCGAGGAACTCGCCGCACTGCTGACCAAATGGGAGGATCAGGGCGCATCTTCGATCTGTTTTCTCATCGGTGGTTTTCTCGGGTTGCATCAATCGGTGCTTGATCAGGCTAGCTACAAAATCTCTCTCTCCCGGCTGACCTTTACCCATGAAATGACGCGCCTTATCCTGTTGGAGCAGCTCTATCGTGCCTTTACCATCAGGGCCGGGCATAAGTATCACAAGTAATCAGGTGACCGTGGACAACCAAACACAACCGATCGATTTTTTTTCTCAGGTCTGCCCGAGTCCGGAGGATCTGTACCCTCTGGCGTCGGCCCTGGCCGGGGTACTCAAGTCAGGGGATATCCTTCTGCTCTACGGTCCATTGGGGGCAGGCAAGACAACCTTTACCCAGGCCCTTGCCCGCGAGTTGGCTGTGGGCGAGGATCAGTATGTGTCCAGCCCTTCCTTTGCCCTGATGCATGAATATCACGGCCGGTTGCCCATTGCCCACATGGATCTCTACCGCCTTGCCGACGAGGACGATGTAGAGGCAGCAGGATTGCTTGATTATCTCGGTGGCGAGGCAGTTTGCATTGTCGAATGGCCGGATCGTCTGGGAGCGCTGACCCCCAAATGCCGCCTTGACATCACCCTGGAACCCCTTGGTCACAGCCTGCGGCGAATCTCTCTTTGCCCACATGGCGATGACTGGCAAAGCCGGGTTACGCGTCTGCGCGAACAGTTGGCCAGGACCGCTGGAGCGGCGTCTCTCGTCGCCCCCCGCTCGGATTCCTGATTTTTGCCGCCGATCCACCACCGCAACCCCTTGTCTTTAATAACGACGTTGAAAACTGATGAATTCCATGGAAAAACGATTGATCATCCTGCAGCCCTGTAAAAAACAATACACCCTTGACCAAGACAAGGCCTGCAGTCCGCAAGCCACGGTGGCGCGATTTCACCAGCGGCTCAAAGCGACCAACCTGGATGTGCTCAAGGAGATTCGCCGCATCGATAACGGACGCCTCGATATTCCGGTGTATTTCAGTGTCTGTGGAGAGGATGCACGCCGCATCATCGGCAACAAAAAGCAGATGGGCAAGGGATCGACTCCGGAACAGTCCCGGGCCAGCGCCTGCATGGAGTTGGGCGAGCGGTTCAGTTTTTTCAGTTTCCTCCAGGACCCGAATAATTTTATTGTCGGTGATTATGCCGCCATGGAGGCCCAAGGCCATCCGGTGCTGCCGATGCAGACCCTGCTGGCTTCGGTGCACGACACTCAACTGGATTGCGCTACCCTGCGTTCCTTGTTGGCGGACTTGCCCCTGCGCTGGACCTGGGCCGTGCGGCTGAGCGACAACAGTCCGGTTCTGGTGCCCTTTTCCTGGTTTTATGCCATCAACGAGTTCAACGGACCTTCCGCCGGCAACACCTACGAGGAGGCGGTTCTCCAGGGAATCAGCGAGGTGGTCGAACGCCATGTCTGCGCCCTGATCACCCGTGACCGGATTCCCACCCCGCAGATCAGGATCGATTCGATCACCGATCCGGTGGCGGTGGAACTGCTGGCCAAGTTCCGCAACAACGGTATTGAGATTTCCCTCAACGATTTTTCTCTGAATACGGGCATTCCCACCGTCGCTGCCCTGGCCTGGGATCCTTCGACCTTTCCCGAGTCGAGCGAAATCGTCTATACCGCCGGAACAACCCCGGATGCCAACAAGGCCCTCATTCGTGCGCTGACTGAGGTGGCCCAGCTGGCTGGCGATTTCAATAGCAATGCCAACTATGTCGCCAGTGGCCTGCCCAAGCCGCTTGCGTTAAGCGAGGTTGCCCATGTACTCAATTCGGGCGCAACCATTGAGCTGATGCGGATGGCTGATTTGAAAGATGAAGATATCTACCAGGAGGTGCAGAACTGTGTCGCCGCCCTTGGCAAGATCGGCATGGAGGTGCTGGTGGTCGATACCACCCACCCGCAGTTGCAGATACCAGCCATCTACACCATCATTCCAGGGGCACACTTCCGCGAGCGGGCAATGGGCGGCAATGCAGCCCTCTTTGCAGCCAAGCTTGCGGCCGAACTCCTCGAGGGCGATGCGCTTGACAGCAAGCTGGCAGCGATGCAGCGGTTGCTGCCCGATGCCTATGCCTTGCCCTTTTATCGTGGTCGCCATCTCTATGAGCTCGGTCTTGCCGAGGCGGCCCTGGAGTGTTTCCAGGAGGCGCTGCAGCTCTTGCCCAACGACGAGGATCTTCCCTATCTCTATTCGTATAGCGGCTGTTGCCTGCGCGATCTGGGCCGCTACGAGGATGCCGTGGCAGTGCTGAACAAGGGGCTGACCCACGATGAAGATCGGCCGGATATCTACAATACCCTCGGGGTCTGCCACTTCAAGCTTGACCAGTTCCAGGAGGCGGTTCGCTGCTTTGGCCGGGCGGTTGAGCTCAACCCGGCTTCTGCCATTGATTTTGCCAATCTGGCACTCAACCTGGAGCGGCTCGGGGAAACAAAATCGGCCATCGCCAATTACGAGATCGCCCTGAGTCAGGATCCCTGTATCGGCTTTGCCGCAGAGCGGCTGGCTGCACTGCTTGCAACTGTTTCCCAGGCATAGTCTTCGATGATCTCTCTGCCCCAATCCCCGGGAAAAATTCTTGTCTGGGCACCGGACCGGGTGAGCGAAGCGGTTCTCGCCACTCCCGCGGTCAGGACGATTCGCGAAAATTTTCCAGAGGCGGAACTGACCCTTCTGGTTTCTCCCCGGGTTCACGACATATTTCAGTTCAGTCCGCGTGTGGATCGGCTCTTGGTCTATGAAAATGAAGGCGAACACCGCGGCCTTCGCGGCAAGCTGCAGCTTGTGCGCGAGTTGCGTCAGCAGCAGTTTGCCGTTGTTATTTTTATCGCTGGTGGATGGAAGGGCCCTCTGATCGCCTGGCTGGCACGTATTGCCGTTCGGGCGGGACACCTCACAGGGGTGCGTGGGCTGCTGTTGACCCACGGGGTGCACAAAACCCTGGAGGCGGTGAAAAAGCATGAGGTGGATCATTACCAGCGAATAATGCTCGGCTTGGGGTTGCGGCCCTCGAACAACACTCTTGAGCTCTTTCTTTTCGGTGATCAGATCGATGCGATCAAGGCGCGGGTCCGTACCATGGCCGACTTTGAGATGGGCACCCAGCCGCTGATCGGATTTATTCCCGGAGCAACCTATTTTCCCTCAAAACGTTGGCCCGTGGAACATTACGCGCAGCTGGCGCAACTGATCTGCCGCGACCCTCGGGCACGAATTATATTGTTTGGTTCAAAGGCGGAACGGGCAACCTGCACCAAAATCATCGCCCAATCCGGAGCTGCTGCCCCGCGGATGCTCAACATGGCTGGGTCAGCCCGCCTGATTGAAACCATCGCCTTGCTTGGTGAATGTGACGTCCTGGTTTCCAGCGATTCCGGACTGATGCATGCGGCTGCTGCCCTCCATGTGCCGATTGTGGCGCTCTTCGGGGCCACCGACCCCAGGGTCACCGGACCCTACTCGGATAATGCGGTCATTCTCCACCAGCCCGTCTTATGCAGTCCCTGCAATAAACCCCGTTGCCCCTACAAACATATGCGCTGCATGAAACTCATCAGCAGTGACGATGTGTATGCCGAGGTCATGGGCATACTCGCAGAGCGGTGAGTGCCGCTGAGTGCGGGAGACCGCCGCACATCCCCGACGAAACGCTCTGTATCGCCCACCGCGGGTATCGGGCCTGCTTTCCGGAAAACACCCTGCTTGCCTTTGCGCAAAGTCTTGGCCGCAGCCATATGATCGAGTTGGACGTCCGCCTCAGTCGTGATGGCGAGGTGATCGTCTTTCACGATGAGCTACTCTGCCGCACCACGAACGCCCGCCTATGTGCTTCTGAATGGGGACTCTCGTCTTTGCAGGTCATCGATTGGTCGTTAACGGAGCTGCAACGGCTGGACGCAGGGGCCTGGTTTCTTGAGGCCGACCCTTTCAGCAGCCTTGGCTCCAAACTGGTGCGGGCCGAGGACATTCTTGTCCATCTACCGCAAAAAATTCCCACCCTGGATGAGGTTCTCTGCTGGAGCCGAAAGCATGCGATGCGGCTCAATATCGAGTTAAAAGACTTGGCCAAAGTCGAGCTGAACCGCCTCCTGGTAGAAGCGGTTATCGCCGCGTTGCAGCGGCAGCAGGTTGAACATTTGGTCCTGCTCTCCTCGTTCAACCACCGACTGCTGCCCTATTGCCGCGGCCTGGCACCGGATATTGCATGTGCGGCCCTGCAGGAAAAGACGCATCCGCCTGAACTGGTGGCCTATCTGCGTGATCTGCAGGTCTGCGCCTACCATCCTGAAAACGCCCTCACTGATCAGGCCTTGATCGCTCTGCTCTGGTCTGCGGGCATTGCGGTGAACGTCTTCACAGTCAATGATCATCTTCGCATGAAGGAGCTTGCAGGGTTTGGGGTCAGTGGAATTATCACGGATTACCCGCATCTTTCCACCTGCGGTCAAGCCTAGAAGAGTGAGGAGCTCTGCTGGCGCTGGGCAAAATTCTGCAGGTAGCGATCGACCTTGGCCCGCCCGACCTTCATCAGATTCTGCATCAGGAAAAAAGGCACTTCCGCAAGACCGTAGCGATCTCTGATCAGCTCGGTCATCGCTATCCAGAGGTGTCCCGTCATTTCCGCGTCCGCAAGAGCGCGATGAAAGACGCCCTCATGGGGGATCCCTAAAAAATCGACCAGGGTTGCCAGTTTGTGGTTGGGTGCGGAGGGGAAAAGTCGTCTCGCGGTGAGCACGGTGCAGGCCATGGGGTTGGTGCGCTCGATTCCCAGGTGGGTGAATTCGGCGTCAAGAAAACTGCGGTCAAAACCGACATTGTGCGCAACCAAGGGGGACTCGCCAAGCCATCGGGCAAAGCGGGCCATGACCGCCTCGCAGGGTGGTGCCTGGGTAACGAGCTCGTTGCTGATGCCGGTGAGCGATTCAATGAACCAGCTGATGGGAAATCCCGGATTCATCAACTCCTGAAAACGATCGACAATGACACCCTGTTCAATTTTCACCGCCCCCACCTCAATGGGACGATCTCCATATTTGGGGGCTTGACCAGTTGTTTCGAAATCAAAGACAATAACAGGGAGGGACGGGCACACGGTGGTAGAGTGTAAATGCAGACGGTTATGCAGGCTAAAGGCCGAAGAAACAGCAATTTCAAGGGGTTTGCAATGAAAACGCTGTGCGCTTTATCAGTGAATCGGGTACATAATAAAAAATGATTGCCACCAAAACTCTGCTCGAAGAAACGAGATCTTCCCCTGTGGTCGAGATGACACCCGGCAGGGGCGACACTTCTCGGAACGACCCGCAATGTTGATGTCATCCCGAAGGAATAAGAGGGATCTACAAGCAGAACCGTGAGCTGAGGTTCAATGGTGATCATAGAGTAAAAAGTTAATACACTACTTATTCATCAAATTCAATGGGGGGAGGTTTCATGGGGCCGGATGAAATGCGAGAAAGGGCTATTGATCTGTTTTTGAAACGTTTGCACTGCAGTCAAGTACTGGCCATGGTCGGCCACGAGAAGCTGGGGATCGAGGATCCCTCGGTCATCAAGGCCCTTGGTTCCTTTGGCGGCGGTATCGGCGGAACCGGTCATGTCTGCGGCGCTCTTGTCGGTGCGGCCACCGTGATCGGCACCCTGTACAGTCGTTCAAGCCTTGAAGAAAAAGAAAATCCGCGAATGTGGGCGGCCACCAAGGCGGTGATGAAATCCTTCAAGGAGCTCACCGATGAATACGGTGGCATTGACTGCGGCCAGATTGCGCGGGTCGACTGGATGAACCGTGACCAGGTCAAGAATTTTTACGGCAATGCTGAGAGTCGTCGACAGCACTGCATTCAGGTCGTGGGTGAAACAGCTCGACTGCTTGGTGAGCTGCTGGAAAAGGAGGCGGAGATCATGGCCACCAAAGAGGCGGAGAAAAAGGCTCAATAACCTTCCAGTCGTGGTGCCGATGGGCGCATCGCGTTTTGCCGAGGGCAGCTCTATGCTGCCCTTTTGTATGTAGGGGGATCAATGTATGGAGATGTATAATTTTTCGAGTGCTGAAACCGATCGTATCAATCTCGCTCTCCGGTTTATCAGTACCAAGGAAGTCGACCTGGAGCCGATGCTGGCCCGGACCCTGATCGTGAAGACCGAAAATTACGAGGACGAATGCGAAAAGCTGGCACCGTACTATGCCCAGTTCGGTCTGGAAGACGGAAGTGCTCGCCTGGTGTTTGATTCGTCGAAGGAGGGGGCGCACAAGATACTGATCAACAAGGCGGCCATCTCCGGGCTTTCCTATGTCCATGCCCTGGTCAACCAGGTGGTGCATCTGGGCAACCTCAGCTTTTATAACCGCGAGTACGGCAATATTTATCGCATGGAGGCTGACCAGGCCATTGCCGACTACTATTACGAGTTTCTCCTCTGGTCCAGATTTCAGGCCATGAAAGTGGCTACCCGGGCCCATGCCCTGGTCAGCTGGCACGAGGTCAACGGTGAAGAGCCGCCCAGGGACGGCAGATACCAGTTTTCCCAGGTCGGGTTTCCAGTGGAACCGGTGGGCGAGTGCCTCTACCAGTTGGTGCAGGCCGATGATATCGCTCCGTGGCGGGAAATCTTCTGGAGATTGCTCGAAGAGCTGGCAACCTATTTCGGTCGGTTGGCCTTTTACCAGCAGGAGGCCGATCCTGCTGAACTTGATGAGCGTTTTCCCGCAGAGCCCCTCGATGAAACCGTTGGTTTGGAAAATTGCCTTATGCTCTATGCCTCCCTGCAGGTTGCCCGCGATTATGCAAGCTGGAAAGAGATACGTCCCAAAATGCGGCAGGCCGTGGTGGCCATGCAGGATCAGGGCAAAATACGTTTTGACAGACAGGGTGGGGAGTAGCTCTCGGCATACGGCGGTCAGACTGCTCGCACCTTGATCCAGACCTAGAATTTGTGAACAACAAAGGACCTTACCAAAGAAGATGGCAAGGTCCTTGTCATTTTCCGCCCCCACCTGAGTCAGGGGACTTTTTGTCCATGCTGCGGCAATGGGAAGGCTCTATTCTCCGAAGACAAGATCGTCTCTGATCCAGCCCAATGCAGCGCCTCCGTGATAATACCCAAGCTTCACCCAGTTGCCGGTTTTCCCCAAAAGGGTGTAAATTTCGCCCATTTCCGCAACCGCGACTACCTTTGAGTTGGTCGTCGCCTTGCTGCGCACGTTGGCCTTTTCCACCAGAATCACTGCTGTATCGATATTGGACACAAGCGGTTTGTAGACCCAACCGGTATTGTTTTGCCAATCACGGAAATAACTCCAGTTATTCTCCTCCTTTTCCACCTTGATCGGATAACCCAACGGAGCTGTGAAAATGATTTTGCTGTTCAGGGCAGGGCCTGAGCGAATATTGACCTGATCCTTGCCGATACTTTTTGCCTCCAGGGATCCGGCAAGCCCGATCACCATCGGGGCAATGAGCAGACAGGCGCGAACAGTGGAGAAGAGGTTTCGTTGGTGCACAAAAAAACTCCTTTTCAGTTGTTTTTTTTCTTATGGAAGTGCAGTCAGAAAGGCAGGGGAATTGTTGCCACAGGTGAGCGATCGTTGATGCGAAGGAACAACGGGGCACGAGGCGAGGCCTCTATACAGCTTTAAACCGTATTCACTCCTCCTGTGGTGTGAATGAACAATTCCGCCTGGAATGCATTGCTGTCTATGACCGCACCCAACCGCGAACACGATGCCAATTGGCAGTAAATTACTGTTCCAAGAATTGTTCCAAGATGAAATCAATGGTAAGCGCTTCAAGACATGTGAAAAAACAGTCTTTGTAACAGGGGGATACGAAGATCGGTGAGGAACTGGGATTGTCTTGCCGAATTGGACTGCGTCCTGCAATTGAGGACTCAGTCCCTTTTTGCAGGACTATTCAGGCGTGTGAAAACAGGAGGGAAGCGCATACTTTTTCAGCAATGCATACAGCCTGGAACGGGATAACCCGGAAATGGCACAGGCCTCTTGCATGGTGGTTGCCCGATGCATCAAATCCCGGAGGTAGTTCTGCTCAAGCTCACTGATCGCAGCCTCTCGTACATCCACCAGGCGCGGGAGAGATGCAATTCGGGTCATGGTTGTGTTGGTGCTTGATTGCTCGGCGCAATCGGTTTCCTGTTCAATGGAGGCACGGGCCAAATGCACCCTGATGTAGACCGGGAGGTGTTTGGGAAAGAGGACGGGTTCCTGGCGGGCGGCGGCTATGGCCCGTTCCAGGGCGTTGACCAGTTCGCGGACATTGCCCGGCCACTCATAGCGGTTGAGGTATTCGAAGAAATCAGGAGAAAAACTCTTGGTCGGTTGCTGATAGCTTGCGCAAATTTTCTCTACATGGTGGGCGGCTATTTCGCGGATATCGTCGAGTCGTTCCCTGAGGGCTGGCAGTTCGATGGTGAAGGCCCGCAACCGGTAGAGCAGATCCTTGCGAAACCGATGCAGTTGGACCATCTTGCTCAGGTCGCGGTTTGTGGCCGCAATCAGGCGAAAATCACTGCGCAACAGCGCGCCGCCGCCGACCTGCCGAAATTGGCGCTCCTGAAGGACGCGCAGAAAAGACTTTTGGACCGCCAGGGGCATCTCGCCCACCTCGTCGAGAAAGAGGGTGCCGCCATCAGACCGCTTGATCAGCCCGCTTTGACTTTTTTCAGCTCCGGTGAATGCACCCCGTTCGTAGCCAAAGAGGATCGATTCCACCAGGGTTTCCGGCAGGGCGGCACAGTCCACCACCACGAATCTTCTCCCGGTGCGGCGGCTGTTGTTGTGGATTGCCCAGGCAAAGAGCTCCTTGCCCGTCCCGGTTTCCCCGGAGATGAGCACGTTGGCATCGCTGTCGGCAGAAAGGGCCAGTCGATCGAGGCAGCGACGCATCTGCAGGCTGCTGCCGACGATCTCGTCACGGGTTTCCTGGTTGAGCGTGACATGGGGGTGGTGTCGGTTCTTTTTGGCACGGTACTGGATGGCGCGAACGAGCGAAAGGGCCATGGCACGGGCTGTGACGGGTCGCTCGACATAGTCCCAGGCACCCATTTTGATGGCATGCTCGGCCTGGTCGGCATCCGCGGCATCGGTGAGGATAATCACTTCCGGAAGCGATGGCGTCTCAATGAGTGAGGGCAGGGCCTCCAGGCCGCTGCCGTCACTCATCTCCGCATTGAGAAAGATTACGTCATAGGGGTGCGCAGAGGCCTTCTTCAACCCCTCATCCAGGGTAGGGGCCACTGCGACCCGGTGCCCCATGTGATCGATCTCACCGGAAAGGGTCGCGATAAACGACGCATCGGTGTCGATGATGAGGATCTGCGCGGTACTCAAAACGTCTCAGCACCCATGGGGCAACGGGGGGTCATGCCACGAGAATGGCGGGGAGGATGCATCCAAGCCTCCTCAGTCCAGTTCCACGGCCCAGGAATCGAGCTCGGGCACCTTGCTCACGATTTTCTCCTTGAGGAGAAACTGGGCAAAGCGGTTGTAGCGGTTCTTGTCGAGGGCGCCCGGGCGAAGGGCGAAACGGGGCAGGGTGTCTTTCCAGGCACGGCGGTTCAACTCGTCATCCAGGCTTTCCCGGCCATGGCTAACAAAGAGTTGCCAGCTTTTGTCGGGATGATTCACCAGGTACTGGACCCCTTCTTCAACCGCATCGACAAACTTACGTAGTTTGGGATCGTGAATCGATTTTGTATTGGCCACCAGGATCAGCTCGTCATAGGCCGGGACGCCGTACTCTTCAACCAGGAAGGCCCGGCCGGGACGTTTTTCAAGGGCCATCTGGTTGAGCTCGAAATTACGAAAGGCACCGATAACCGCGTCCGCCTGGCCGGTGAACAGGGAAGGGGAGAGGGAAAAGTTGACATTGACCAGCTTGACGTCCTCAAGAAGCAACCCCTCCTTTTCGAGCATCACTTTCAACAGCGCGGTTTCAAAACCACCCACGGAATAGCCGATGGTCTTTCCCTTGAGGTCCTTGATCGAGTTGATCTTGCCGTTCTCCAGGACAACCAACGAGTTCAACGGAGTGGCGATCAGAGTGGCGATGCGCACCAGCGGCAACCCCTGATCCACCTGCATCTGGTGCTGGTGCTGATAGGAGAGGGCAATGTCAGCCTTGCCGGCAGCGACCAGTTTTGGGGGATCATTGGGGTTGGATGGGGCGATCAGCTCCACATCCAGTCCTCGTTTGCTGAAATAGCCATTTTCCAGGGCCACATAGAGGGGGGCATGGTCCGGATTGACGAACCAGTCCAACAGGACCGTCAATTTTTCCCCTGCACGGGAGGGGGGGGGCGTCAGCAGGGTCAGGCAGAGCAGGGACAGCAGCAGATAAAGTTTTTTCATAATGATGTTCCTTGGTTGGGTTGCCAGTAAATGAGTCTGTCCAGTAGACGATCGATACAGAAGTAGAGCAACAGCGATACCGCCGCCAGCAGGGCCAAGGCCGCAAACATCAGATCGATCTGCATGCGGGCATTGGCGTGAAGCATGTAAAAGCCAAGTCCCTCGCTAGAGCCGACCCATTCTCCGACCACGGCGCCGATGGGGGCAACCGCGGTGGCCACCCGCAGGCCGGAGGCGAAGGCCGGGAGGGCCGAGGGGATGACGATGGTGCGCAATAGGGCCAGAGGCCCGGCGCCCATGATGCGCGCCAGTTCCAGCAGTTCGGGATCGGTTCGCTGCATGCCGCCGTAGAAGGAGGCGGTCACCGGAAAAAAGATGATCAAAACCGCCATGGCCACCTTGGAGGCCATGCCGTACCCCAGCCAGAGCACCAGTACCGGAGCCAGGGCAAAGACCGGTATGGCCTGGCTGATCACCAGAATGGGCAGCATCCATCGTTTGAGCAGTGGCGAGAGTACCATGGCCAGGGCACTGGTGGTGCCCAAGAGGGTGCCCAAAACCAGGCCAAGGACAATCTCGGTCAAGGTGGTGTGCAGATGGCCAAGGAGCAGGGGCAGATGTGAGGCCAGCGCCTTGGTCACCGGTATCGGACCGGGAAGGATGAAGGCGGGCACGTCGGTAACGAGGACCAGGATCTGCCACAGAATCAACAGGCCACAGGCAAGGATGGGGCCGCGCAGATGCTTCATGTTGCCTCTCCCTGCATCAACAGCCCGAGAAGATGACCGTAGTGCCGGTTGAGCAGGTCTTGCCCTGCCTCCCGGGGAGGGGCGCCCTGGGGAACAAGCTCCTCGGCGACGTGTATGGGACTGCTCGCAAGAACAATGATCCGGTCCCCCAGACGCAGGGCCTCCATGGGATCATGGGTCACAAGGATGACGGTCGCGCCCTTGGTGAGGCGCGCGGCCAGATTTTGCAGCCGTACCCGGGTCAGGGCATCCAGGGCGGAGAAGGGCTCGTCCATGAGCAGTATCGGGCATTCTTCCATCAAGGTCCTGAGCAGGGCACCCCGTTGGCGCATGCCGCCGGAGAGGGTGCCCGGCAGGGCCTCCTCGTATCCGGCCAACCCGGCCTCAGCGATCATCTGGAGTGCTTTGTCGCGTCGTTCCTGGTTGATTTCGCGGCGCAGGCGGGCGCCGAGCAGCACGTTGTCCAGCAGACTCAGCCAGGGGAGGAGCAGGTCGTTTTGCCCCATCCAGGCCACGTTGTGTATTTTGCTGCCTCTCGCATCAAAGCGAACCTGCCCGGTATAGGGCAGGGAGGAGACGCCGGCGATCAGCTTGAGCAGGGTCGACTTGCCGCAGCCGCTGGGACCGAGGATACAGGTAGTCCGGCCACCCGCAAGGGTGAGCGACAAATCCTGAAAAAGGGGCTTGCCGTCAAACTCGAGGCAGACCCGGTCAAAGACGATCTGCGGAGCCTGGTGCACCAATGCTGTTTTTCCTGGCGCTGCGCTTAGAAGAAACGGAAGAAATGATGCACCGGTCCATGGCCGTGGCCGATGGTGTAGGCGGCGCCGGCACGGATGGCTCCGGAGATGTACTCCTTGGCCAGGCGAACGGCCTGCTCGACCGTTTCCCCCTTGGCGATAAAGGAGGCAATGGCCGCACTCAGGGTGCAGCCGGTTCCATGGTTGTTTCGGGTAGCGATACGTTCGCCCGGCAAGATGACCAACCGCTTTTCCTGGCCCAGGTAGAGGCAGTCGTTACTGTCGCCGCCTTCGAGGTGCCCTCCCTTGATCAGCACGTTGCGGCAGCCCATATTGGCAAGTTCGATCGAGGCCTGTTCAATGGCCGCGGTGGTGAAGGTGTCTTTGCCGAGCAGCACCGAGGCCTCGGGCAGGTTGGGGGTGATCAACTCCGCCATGGGGATGAGGTACTCCTTGAGCGCTTCGATGGCCTCGTCTTGGAGCAATTTGTCGCCGCTCTGGGCCACCATCACCGGATCAAGGACAATGGTGCGGATATCGAATTTCTGCAGGTTTTCGGCCACGGTCCTGATCAGTTCCGGGGAAAAGAGCATGCCGATCTTGACCGCATCCACACCGATGTCAGA
Coding sequences within it:
- a CDS encoding YcaO-like family protein, with protein sequence MEKRLIILQPCKKQYTLDQDKACSPQATVARFHQRLKATNLDVLKEIRRIDNGRLDIPVYFSVCGEDARRIIGNKKQMGKGSTPEQSRASACMELGERFSFFSFLQDPNNFIVGDYAAMEAQGHPVLPMQTLLASVHDTQLDCATLRSLLADLPLRWTWAVRLSDNSPVLVPFSWFYAINEFNGPSAGNTYEEAVLQGISEVVERHVCALITRDRIPTPQIRIDSITDPVAVELLAKFRNNGIEISLNDFSLNTGIPTVAALAWDPSTFPESSEIVYTAGTTPDANKALIRALTEVAQLAGDFNSNANYVASGLPKPLALSEVAHVLNSGATIELMRMADLKDEDIYQEVQNCVAALGKIGMEVLVVDTTHPQLQIPAIYTIIPGAHFRERAMGGNAALFAAKLAAELLEGDALDSKLAAMQRLLPDAYALPFYRGRHLYELGLAEAALECFQEALQLLPNDEDLPYLYSYSGCCLRDLGRYEDAVAVLNKGLTHDEDRPDIYNTLGVCHFKLDQFQEAVRCFGRAVELNPASAIDFANLALNLERLGETKSAIANYEIALSQDPCIGFAAERLAALLATVSQA
- the waaF gene encoding lipopolysaccharide heptosyltransferase II; this encodes MISLPQSPGKILVWAPDRVSEAVLATPAVRTIRENFPEAELTLLVSPRVHDIFQFSPRVDRLLVYENEGEHRGLRGKLQLVRELRQQQFAVVIFIAGGWKGPLIAWLARIAVRAGHLTGVRGLLLTHGVHKTLEAVKKHEVDHYQRIMLGLGLRPSNNTLELFLFGDQIDAIKARVRTMADFEMGTQPLIGFIPGATYFPSKRWPVEHYAQLAQLICRDPRARIILFGSKAERATCTKIIAQSGAAAPRMLNMAGSARLIETIALLGECDVLVSSDSGLMHAAAALHVPIVALFGATDPRVTGPYSDNAVILHQPVLCSPCNKPRCPYKHMRCMKLISSDDVYAEVMGILAER
- the tsaE gene encoding tRNA (adenosine(37)-N6)-threonylcarbamoyltransferase complex ATPase subunit type 1 TsaE, with product MDNQTQPIDFFSQVCPSPEDLYPLASALAGVLKSGDILLLYGPLGAGKTTFTQALARELAVGEDQYVSSPSFALMHEYHGRLPIAHMDLYRLADEDDVEAAGLLDYLGGEAVCIVEWPDRLGALTPKCRLDITLEPLGHSLRRISLCPHGDDWQSRVTRLREQLARTAGAASLVAPRSDS
- a CDS encoding 23S rRNA (pseudouridine(1915)-N(3))-methyltransferase RlmH, which codes for MRLLIPFIGKTKQDYLDAGIRDYGGRLSRFATLDMPVLRERHNRKEPDEVIKLAEAGQLLERAQGASVNVALDPNGRELNSEELAALLTKWEDQGASSICFLIGGFLGLHQSVLDQASYKISLSRLTFTHEMTRLILLEQLYRAFTIRAGHKYHK
- a CDS encoding YqgE/AlgH family protein — encoded protein: MESLAGNFLISTPQMPDPRFQEQVIYICAHNEEGAMGLVINNPNPEITLLDVFHGSSLTIPEGPIPPVYMGGPVEIDAGFILYTKEVADRYSVEIQPGIHLSRDARLLEDISLGRGPKEFLFMLGYAGWGAGQLESELMDNSWLTVPADLDVLFHTPVDRKWRLAAQKFGVDISIFGDIIGYA
- a CDS encoding YkgJ family cysteine cluster protein → MSEQPSTYRVSDIYACALCGFCCHGETTVSLDAHDQERMVKALGLPREEVERRYWRITGSIVQMQVRDGHCIFYDKEQGCTVHEGRPWRCRQWPLHPSMLADENNFTTITESCPGFKKGMEYKEFCRIFQALIDQGDAEKFSR